A portion of the Bactrocera neohumeralis isolate Rockhampton chromosome 2, APGP_CSIRO_Bneo_wtdbg2-racon-allhic-juicebox.fasta_v2, whole genome shotgun sequence genome contains these proteins:
- the LOC126756258 gene encoding protein FAM114A2 produces the protein MSTKIDAKNINNTASEKNDWDQNDDDDWDDWGDAEENFEDTPGSNLLEDNVAKGNINAENNNSLHATKKTVEETTQDFNKNKGKVTEVRKTENIITTTTQKPTSGWGGLFGGVVSSVLSTASEGIGNITSTMSQGLNQVIGVPDPEELARMQAAETEKLHSELKDDDNHVEQKVINDNQQHRVQEQQEGTPSFGLNIVSGVTTLGTKVLNTGLDTLEGIGKKTMHILQENDPLLMNKRKLLGLEQDKPNLSEVLKEAKKDADHLENALKEMKLEKSREMLRFDLLFENNCGLVHLEALEILSKESVLKLQKLQDAVSGNALKELQETITEVKELMELEDLEGESDGDYGVEELNTRLISAIEDAELQINFDDIISNWRQALEWFKSAPVNGTHDTVQETFAKSITMLAEACALQINKLHKIAELLLVKEHHSTANEVDCIVQLCKQFTMHLNGLTNRFAATLTGIQLDAQTETDDIIKTRISTLFAEMLVAIQQIEKAFHLFLPILQIGAV, from the exons ATGTCTACCAAAATtgatgcaaaaaatataaacaatacaGCCTCTGAGAAAAACGACTGGGATcaaaatgatgatgatgactgGGATGATTGGGGTGATGCCGAGGAGAATTTTGAGGATACACCCGGTTCCAATTTGTTGGAGGACAATGTTGCAAAAGGCAATAtaaatgcagaaaataataaCTCATTGCATGCCACAAAGAAAACAGTTGAAGAAACTACACAAGATTTTAACAAGAACAAAGGGAAGGTAACAGAGGTAAGAAAAACGGAAAACATAATTACTACTACAACGCAAAAGCCAACCTCTGGATGGGGTGGGCTGTTTGGAGGCGTAGTTTCGTCCGTACTTTCTACTGCTTCTGAAGGCATTGGCAATATTACCTCAACAATGAGTCAAGGTCTTAATCAAGTAATTGGCGTGCCCGATCCAGAGGAACTAGCACGAATGCAAGCTGCCGAAACAGAAAAGCTACACAGTGAGTTAAAAGACGACGATAACCATGTCGAGCAAAAAGTTATAAACGATAACCAGCAGCATAGGGTTCAAGAACAACAAGAAGGAACGCCTTCCTTCGGATTGAATATCGTTAGTGGAGTGACGACTCTTGGGACGAAGGTACTCAACACGGGCTTGGATACACTTGAAGGAATCGGAAAAAAAACCATGCATATATTACAAGAAAATGATCCACTACTAATGAATAAGAGAAAATTACTTGGTTTAGAACAAGATAAACCAAATCTGAGTGAG GTACTTAAAGAAGCGAAAAAAGACGCTGATCACTTAGAAAATGCTTTGAAAGAGATGAAATTAGAAAAGTCACGCGAAATGCTGCGTTTCGATTTACTCTTCGAGAACAATTGCGGTCTTGTACACCTGGAAGCATTGGAAATACTTTCTAAAGAATCAGTGCTTAAGTTGCAAAAGTTGCAGGATGCAGTCAGTGGCAATGCGCTTAAAGAATTGCAAGAGACTATCACTGAAGTTAAAGAGCTGATGGAGTTGGAGGACTTAGAGGGCGAAAGTGATGGGGACTACGGCGTCGAAGAGTTAAATACACGTCTAATTAGCGCCATTGAAGATGCAGAACTGCAAATAAATTTCGATGATATAATAAG cAATTGGAGACAAGCGTTGGAGTGGTTTAAATCAGCTCCAGTGAACGGTACACATGACACCGTACAGGAGACTTTTGCCAAATCTATTACAATGTTAGCTGAAGCTTGTGccttgcaaataaataaacttcacAAAATCGCCGAGTTATTGTTGGTGAAAGAACATCACAGCACCGCCAATGAAGTTGATTGCATTGTACAACTGTGTAAGCAATTCACTATGCATTTGAATGGCCTGACAAATCGATTTGCCGCTACATTGACGGGCATTCAGTTAGACGCGCAAACAGAAACAGATGACATAATAAAAACGCGCATAAGCACGCTTTTCGCTGAAATGTTGGTGGCAATACAACAAATAGAGAAGGCGTTTCATTTGTTCTTACCGATTTTGCAAATTGGAGCggtgtaa